In Vibrio lentus, a single genomic region encodes these proteins:
- a CDS encoding thiol:disulfide interchange protein DsbA/DsbL, translating to MKKLFAFFSLIMLSLSAHAAKFNEGEHYKVLDLEASKKPMVTEFFSFYCPHCNSFEPIIQQLKQQLPADAKLQKNHVSFMGGNMGLPMSKAYATMIALKVEDKMVPVMFNRIHNMNKPPRDEAELRQIFLDEGVDAKKFDAAYNGFAVDSMVRRFDKAFKDSGLSGVPAVVVNNRYLVEAQGINSLDEYFELVNFLLKK from the coding sequence ATGAAAAAGCTATTCGCATTTTTCTCATTGATCATGTTGAGCCTTTCAGCTCACGCTGCGAAATTTAACGAAGGTGAACACTACAAAGTTCTCGATCTAGAAGCATCAAAAAAACCAATGGTGACAGAGTTTTTCTCTTTCTACTGCCCACACTGTAATAGCTTTGAGCCTATCATCCAGCAGCTAAAACAACAGCTACCAGCTGACGCGAAGCTACAGAAGAACCATGTTTCATTCATGGGCGGCAACATGGGTCTGCCAATGAGCAAAGCTTACGCGACAATGATTGCGCTTAAAGTGGAAGACAAAATGGTGCCAGTGATGTTTAACCGCATTCACAACATGAACAAGCCACCACGCGATGAAGCAGAACTGCGTCAAATCTTCCTAGATGAAGGCGTTGATGCTAAGAAATTCGATGCGGCATACAACGGCTTTGCAGTAGATTCTATGGTTCGTCGTTTCGACAAAGCATTCAAAGACAGCGGCCTTTCTGGCGTACCAGCAGTAGTAGTGAATAACCGTTACTTGGTAGAAGCACAAGGCATCAACAGCCTAGACGAATATTTTGAATTGGTTAACTTCTTACTGAAGAAGTAA
- the ccoG gene encoding cytochrome c oxidase accessory protein CcoG, with product MSQDKIDIKDVTPKTFNPKTHKGNGDRFNPSNRIYVRESKGKFQQLRRYGGWFLLLLFALIPWIPFGERQAILLDIGSQQFNFFGTTLYPQDLTLLAILFMIAAFGLFFITTFLGRVWCGYLCPQTVWTFMYIWFEEKLEGAANKRKKQDSNKLTANLAIRKTLKHIAWWAIAIATGLTFVGYFIPIKELVVGFFTFNSTFWPVFWVLFFAGCTYANAGWMRSIVCLHMCPYARFQSAMFDKDTFIVGYDTERGESRGPRSRKVDHKQLGLGDCIDCNLCVQVCPTGIDIRDGLQYECINCGACIDACDNTMERMGYEKGLINYTTEHRLEGHSTKVMRPKLLGYGVILIVMLGLFFAQIASVDPAGLSVLRDRNQLFKINSQGLVENTYNLKVINKTQQEQEYKLDVSGLPDSIWYGKQTITVEPGEVLNLPISLGVDPEKLSSPVSTIQFILSDNEEFTMEVESRFIKKL from the coding sequence ATGAGTCAGGATAAAATCGATATCAAAGATGTGACTCCTAAAACCTTTAATCCCAAGACACATAAAGGTAATGGAGATCGATTTAACCCAAGTAACCGAATCTATGTTCGAGAAAGCAAAGGTAAATTCCAACAACTGCGCCGTTATGGCGGTTGGTTCTTACTTTTACTTTTTGCGCTTATCCCATGGATCCCATTTGGTGAGCGACAAGCGATCTTGCTCGATATCGGCAGCCAACAGTTCAACTTCTTTGGTACAACCCTATACCCACAAGATCTGACGCTACTCGCCATCCTCTTTATGATTGCGGCGTTTGGCTTGTTCTTCATAACCACCTTCTTAGGACGTGTCTGGTGTGGCTATTTGTGCCCGCAAACCGTCTGGACCTTCATGTACATCTGGTTCGAAGAGAAACTGGAAGGCGCGGCAAACAAGCGTAAGAAGCAAGATTCAAACAAACTCACCGCCAATTTGGCGATCAGAAAGACACTCAAACACATCGCATGGTGGGCTATTGCTATCGCAACCGGTCTCACCTTCGTTGGCTACTTCATTCCAATCAAAGAGTTAGTGGTTGGCTTCTTTACCTTTAATTCCACTTTTTGGCCTGTGTTTTGGGTACTGTTCTTCGCAGGTTGTACTTATGCCAATGCAGGTTGGATGCGCTCGATTGTTTGTCTGCACATGTGTCCGTATGCGCGTTTCCAATCGGCTATGTTCGACAAAGATACCTTTATTGTGGGCTATGACACTGAACGAGGTGAAAGCCGTGGCCCTCGTTCACGTAAAGTCGACCACAAACAACTCGGCTTGGGCGACTGTATTGACTGTAATTTATGCGTGCAAGTGTGCCCAACGGGGATTGATATTCGTGACGGCCTACAATACGAGTGTATTAACTGTGGCGCGTGTATTGATGCCTGTGACAACACCATGGAACGTATGGGTTATGAGAAAGGTCTGATCAACTACACCACAGAGCATAGGCTTGAAGGGCACTCAACCAAGGTCATGCGTCCTAAGCTCTTGGGCTATGGCGTAATACTGATCGTTATGTTGGGGCTATTTTTCGCACAAATCGCGAGTGTAGATCCTGCAGGTTTAAGCGTTCTGCGCGATAGAAACCAACTATTTAAAATCAATAGCCAAGGACTTGTCGAAAATACTTACAACTTGAAAGTCATCAACAAAACTCAGCAAGAACAAGAGTACAAGCTTGATGTCAGCGGGCTACCCGATTCTATCTGGTACGGTAAACAAACCATTACCGTAGAGCCAGGTGAGGTTTTAAACCTTCCTATCAGTTTGGGAGTCGATCCAGAAAAACTGAGCTCACCAGTTTCGACAATTCAGTTTATACTCTCGGATAATGAAGAGTTTACGATGGAAGTCGAAAGCCGCTTTATCAAGAAGCTCTGA
- a CDS encoding sporulation protein codes for MSFLKKTLASFGIGSAKVDSVLQQEVLYPGKKASIIVHVYGGAQPQEIDNIDLNLCCRYVKEVTMNSQRQEGGHKRRMHQTYSLAKWSLPYAFVIQPGETRDFECEFDVPLNTPVTIGDSKVWLETGLDIAMAIDPSDKDVLTVRPDPLLDGIFNALEAQGLRIRQVECEAVEGFELPFVQEFEFVPTTGPYHGRWRELEVVAHHDETELKLWFEIDRNRDGAKGMLASLLGIGQLQRQLSVPLDTSPEDAGKMVVEYLESAS; via the coding sequence ATGTCGTTCTTGAAGAAAACGTTAGCAAGTTTTGGAATTGGGTCTGCCAAGGTGGACTCTGTATTGCAACAGGAAGTGCTTTACCCAGGTAAGAAGGCGAGCATTATTGTGCATGTCTACGGTGGTGCTCAGCCACAGGAGATCGACAATATCGATCTCAATCTGTGTTGCCGCTATGTCAAAGAAGTTACCATGAACTCCCAAAGGCAAGAAGGTGGCCATAAACGCCGAATGCACCAGACGTACTCATTGGCAAAATGGAGCCTACCGTATGCTTTTGTTATTCAGCCGGGTGAAACTCGCGATTTTGAATGTGAGTTCGATGTGCCATTGAATACTCCAGTGACGATTGGTGATTCCAAGGTTTGGTTAGAGACAGGGCTCGATATTGCGATGGCGATTGATCCGTCTGATAAGGACGTTTTAACGGTTCGTCCTGATCCTTTGCTCGATGGCATCTTTAACGCACTTGAAGCTCAAGGGCTACGTATTCGCCAAGTCGAGTGTGAAGCGGTGGAAGGTTTCGAGTTACCGTTTGTGCAAGAGTTCGAATTTGTTCCGACGACTGGCCCTTATCATGGCCGTTGGCGTGAATTGGAGGTGGTTGCACACCACGATGAAACAGAACTCAAGCTGTGGTTTGAGATCGATAGAAATCGCGATGGCGCCAAAGGCATGTTAGCGAGCTTGCTTGGTATTGGTCAGCTACAGCGTCAATTGAGCGTCCCGCTTGATACCTCACCAGAAGATGCCGGTAAGATGGTGGTCGAGTATTTAGAAAGCGCGTCTTAG
- a CDS encoding serine/threonine protein kinase, which yields MTMQAFNFDNLTPDFMWYALESIGVRAESGLLALNSYENRVYQFTDEDRKRYVVKFYRPQRWNKAQIQEEHDFALELIEQEMPIAPPMRINGATLHEYQGYLFALFESVGGRQYEVDNLDQLEGVGRFLGRIHKASAGRTFQHRPTISLDEYLYQPRKILENSQFIPTHLENAFFNDVDLLIKELENQWPSNTENIRLHGDCHPGNILWRDGPMFVDLDDARNGPAVQDLWMLLNGERQDKLMQLDILLESYQEFCDFNPSQLKLIEPLRGLRMVHYMAWLAKRWHDPAFPLAFPWFNDPKYWEQQVLACKEQIATLQEPPLSLMPQW from the coding sequence ATGACGATGCAAGCCTTTAACTTTGATAACCTAACCCCTGACTTCATGTGGTACGCACTGGAGAGCATTGGGGTTCGCGCTGAATCCGGGCTTCTCGCTCTTAACAGTTACGAAAATCGGGTCTACCAATTCACCGATGAAGATCGCAAACGCTACGTTGTTAAGTTTTATCGCCCGCAACGTTGGAACAAAGCACAGATCCAAGAAGAACACGACTTCGCGTTAGAACTGATCGAACAAGAAATGCCAATCGCTCCGCCAATGCGTATCAATGGTGCGACCTTGCACGAATACCAAGGCTACCTGTTTGCACTGTTTGAAAGTGTCGGTGGCCGACAGTATGAAGTGGATAACCTAGACCAATTGGAAGGTGTAGGTCGTTTCCTTGGTCGAATTCATAAGGCGAGTGCAGGAAGAACATTCCAACATCGCCCGACCATCAGCTTAGATGAATACCTTTATCAGCCACGCAAGATATTAGAAAACTCTCAGTTTATCCCAACGCATCTAGAAAACGCGTTCTTCAATGACGTCGACCTCCTAATTAAAGAGTTAGAGAACCAATGGCCGAGCAATACTGAGAATATCCGCCTACATGGCGACTGCCACCCGGGTAATATCCTATGGCGCGACGGACCAATGTTCGTCGATCTCGATGACGCGCGTAATGGCCCTGCGGTTCAAGACCTGTGGATGCTGCTTAACGGTGAGCGCCAAGATAAGCTGATGCAACTGGATATTCTGCTAGAGAGCTATCAAGAGTTTTGTGATTTTAATCCCTCGCAACTGAAACTTATCGAGCCACTACGCGGTCTACGTATGGTGCATTACATGGCATGGTTGGCGAAGCGATGGCACGATCCAGCGTTTCCTTTGGCTTTCCCATGGTTTAATGACCCGAAATATTGGGAGCAACAAGTACTTGCTTGTAAAGAGCAAATTGCTACCCTGCAAGAGCCACCACTTTCGTTAATGCCTCAGTGGTAA
- a CDS encoding YihD family protein, with amino-acid sequence MKCHRIEELLELMEPEWQKDQELNLLEFIIKLSKEAGYQGKLEDLTDDVLIYHLKMRNSEKDEMIPGLKKDQEDDFKTAILKARGII; translated from the coding sequence ATGAAGTGTCACCGCATTGAGGAACTGCTTGAACTGATGGAGCCTGAGTGGCAGAAAGATCAAGAGCTTAACTTATTAGAGTTCATCATTAAGCTATCAAAAGAAGCGGGCTACCAAGGTAAGCTTGAAGATCTGACTGACGATGTTCTTATCTATCATCTAAAAATGCGTAACAGCGAGAAAGATGAAATGATCCCAGGTCTGAAAAAAGACCAAGAAGATGACTTCAAAACGGCAATTCTTAAAGCGCGCGGTATCATCTAA